A region of the Methylocystis sp. MJC1 genome:
GGCAAGAAAGTCACAGCCGCTTTCGACGGCGGACGCATCTCCTCGGACGGCGGCGTCATGCTGCTCGCCATGGCGGAGCGCCGCCTCGGCGTCGCGGAACGGCTGGCGCGCTGCTTTCCGGATCGGCGAGACCCTTCGCGCATCACTCATACGCTCGCCGATATGATCCGCGCCCGCATCTTCGCGATCGGCTGCGGCTATGAGGACGCCGACGATCTCGACTTTCTGCGCTCCGATCCGGCCTTCAAGATCGCCTGCGGGCGATTGCCCGACACGGGCCGCGATCTCGCCTCCCAGCCGACGCTGTCGCGGCTCGAGAACGCGCCGGCTCTGCGCGACGTGATCCGCCTGACCTATGCGCTCGTCGACCAATGGATGGCCTCCTACGACGAGCCGCCGTCCTCGGTCACACTCGACATCGACGACACTTGCGATATCGCGCATGGCCATCAGCAATTGTCGCTGTTCAATGCCCATTACGACGAGCGCTGCTTTCTGCCGATCCATGTCTACGATACCGAGAGGAGCCGCCCCGTCGCCATGATCCTGCGCCCCGGCAAGACGCCGTCCGGCGTCGAGGTGAGAGCACACCTGCGCCGGTTGATGCGGCATATCCGCAAGTCTTGGCCGGCGACCCGCATCCTGTTTCGCGGCGACGGACATTATGCGCGGCCCGAGGCGATGGCCTGGTGCGAAGATCACGGCGTCGATTACGTCTTCGGCCTTCCGGGAACCAGGCCGCTGTCCAAGAAAGTCGACGAGACGGCGGAAGCTGTCCGCGTTGAGCGCGCCCTCGACGACAAGGACGTCGTGCGCGGCTATGCCGAGACGCGCCACCGCGCCAAATCCTGGGACAGAGAGCGCCGCGCGATCGCCCGCATCGAG
Encoded here:
- a CDS encoding IS1380 family transposase produces the protein MTEDTFPAFSFPAVEGKKVTAAFDGGRISSDGGVMLLAMAERRLGVAERLARCFPDRRDPSRITHTLADMIRARIFAIGCGYEDADDLDFLRSDPAFKIACGRLPDTGRDLASQPTLSRLENAPALRDVIRLTYALVDQWMASYDEPPSSVTLDIDDTCDIAHGHQQLSLFNAHYDERCFLPIHVYDTERSRPVAMILRPGKTPSGVEVRAHLRRLMRHIRKSWPATRILFRGDGHYARPEAMAWCEDHGVDYVFGLPGTRPLSKKVDETAEAVRVERALDDKDVVRGYAETRHRAKSWDRERRAIARIEATRLGLDIRFVVTNLSYGAPQWLYDSLYCARGQAENLIKLHKTQLCSDRTSCRSALANQVRLVLHTAAYWLMLGVRDAIPAPRDLAKAEFSTLRLRLLKIAGRVIETASRVRLAFSAACPEADLFCSLPAALLMAGGP